In one Hypomesus transpacificus isolate Combined female chromosome 18, fHypTra1, whole genome shotgun sequence genomic region, the following are encoded:
- the LOC124480961 gene encoding myosin-7B-like isoform X1, with protein MSLFMEMKEFGDAASFLRLTNLEQLAARTMAFDGTKRVWIPDDKEAYIEVEVKEIDGDQATVETKDGQTLVVRENDIQPMNPPKFDMMEDMAMLTNLNEASVLFNLSRRYSMWMIYTYSGLFCVTMNPYKWLPVYSSAVVAAYKGKRRTEVPPHIYAIADNAYNDMLRNGENQSMLITGESGAGKTVNTKRVIQYFAIVAALGEAVRKGGTLEDQIIEANPAMEAFGNAKTLRNDNSSRFGKFIRIHFGPSGKLASADIDIYLLEKSRVVFQQPGERSYHIYYQILSHHKPELQDMLLITTNPYDYHFCSQGVITVESMNDGEELMATDHAMDTLGFTPEEKYGCYKIVGAIMHFGNMKFKKRQREDQAEADGTESADKASYLMGINPADLIKGLLNPRVKVGNEYIIKGQTVEQVNYSVGALAKATYDRMFKWMVGRINKSLYTALPRQYFIGVLDIAGFEIFEFNNFEQLCINFTNEKLQQYFNHHMFVLEQEEYKREGIEWTFIDFGLDLQSCIDLIEKPMGILSILEEECMFPKATDISFRTKLYDNHVGKSPNFLKPKPDKKRKYETHFELVHYAGVVPYNINGWLDKNRDPLNESVVLCFQKSSNKLLASLFETFVSSDAAADPKTGTKERRKKGASFQTVSQLHKENLNKLMANLRSTQPHFVRCIIPNESKTPGVMDPIQVLHQLRCNGVLEGIRICRKGFPNRIFYAEFKQRYRVLNPSAIPEDSFLDSRKAVEKLLASLDIDHSQYKFGSTKVFFKAGLLGMLEDMRDERLSEILTMLQAICRGKLMRMERNRIMDQKEALMVIQWNIRAFYSVKNWPWMMLFFKLRPLLRSATAEKELVALKEESAKLKEGLDKSEVKRRDMEEKQVSLVQEKNDLALQLQAEQDNLADAEDRCDLLIKTKLQLEARVKEVGERLEDEEEMTAGLLAKKRQLEDECADLKKDVDDLEITLAKVEKERHGTENKVKNLMGEMAVLDESILSLTREKAALQEAHQQALTDLQSQEDKVASLAKAKARLEQHTDDLEGSLEQEKRLRADLERSKRKLEGDLKLSVESVMDLQNDKQQLEEKLKKKDFEMTQALSKMEDEQTLVIHLQKRIKELQTRIEELEEELEAERTWRNKAERQRGEVSRELEELSERLEEAGGASAAQIAVNKKREADFLKMRRDLEEASLHHEATAAALRRKHADSLAELAEQLDTLQRVRQKLEKEKAEVRMEAEDLTSNVEQLSKAKSATEKMCRVYEDQMNESRAKAEELQRQLNDLSTQRARAVTECAEYGRRLEEKEALISQLHRTKVTFSQNTEELKKQLEEETKTRNALAHAVQSSRHDCSLLREQFEEEQEAKAELQRALSKANSEVAQWRTKYETDAIHRTEELEEAKKKLAVRLQTTEEAVEASNAKCSSLERTKVRLQTEMEDLMLELERSNSAALAMDKKQRNFDKVLSEWRQKFEESQAELESSQRESRSLSTELFKLKHCYEEAIDHLETLQRENKNLQEEIADLTEQISEGGKTIHELERMKKILDVEKSDIKAALEDAEGTLEHEESKTLRVQLELSQIKIHIDRKIAEKDEEIDNLRRNHQRSLETMQTSLEAEVRSRGEAVRLRKKMEGDLNEMEVQLSHANRQAAESMKLQRHLQAQTKDLQLELSDCLHHNGELKEQCGLTERRNTLLAAEVEELRGLLEQTDRARRMAELELQEATERVSLLHTQNTGLVNQKKKLEADVATLAGEVEEVGHECRNAEEKAKKAITDAAMMAEELKKEQDTSSHLERMKRNMETTVKDLQLRLDEAEQIALKGGKKQIQKLEVRIKELETELLCEQKKSEEFQKGVRRYERRVKELSYQTEEDRKTLLRMQELIDKLQTKVKSYKRQAEEAEEQVSCNMTKYRKIQNELDDAEERVDVAETQVNKLKIRTREQVTKVVTSMIVE; from the exons ATGTCCCTCTTCATGGAGATGAAGGAGTTTGGAGACGCAGCCTCGTTCCTCCGCCTCACCAACCTGGAGCAGCTGGCGGCGAGGACAATGGCGTTCGACG GTACAAAGCGAGTGTGGATTCCCGATGACAAGGAGGCCTACATAGAGGTGGAGGTTAAAGAGATCGACGGAGACCAGGCTACCGTGGAAACTAAGGATGGACAG ACCTTGGTGGTTCGGGAGAATGACATTCAGCCGATGAACCCTCCCAAGTTTGACATGATGGAGGACATGGCCATGCTGACCAACCTCAACGAAGCCTCGGTCCTCTTCAACCTGAGCAGGCGCTACTCCATGTGGATGATCTAT acCTACTCCGGCCTCTTCTGTGTGACCATGAACCCCTACAAGTGGCTTCCTGTGTATTCATCTGCTGTTGTTGCCGCCTATAAAGGGAAGAGGCGCACCGAGGTTCCTCCCCACATCTACGCCATAGCTGACAACGCCTACAACGACATGCTGCGCA ATGGAGAGAATCAGTCCATGCTGATCAC AGGAGAGTCCGGTGCTGGCAAAACCGTCAACACCAAACGTGTCATTCAGTATTTTGCCATAGTAGCCGCCCTGGGGGAAGCTGTGAGGAAAGGA GGGACACTAGAGGACCAGATTATCGAGGCCAACCCTGCAATGGAGGCTTTCGGCAACGCCAAGACCCTCAGGAACGACAACTCATCTCGATTT GGAAAGTTCATCCGAATCCATTTTGGTCCGTCAGGGAAACTGGCATCGGCTGATATTGACATCT ACCTTCTGGAAAAGTCTAGAGTTGTGTTCCAGCAGCCTGGGGAGAGGAGCTATCACATCTACTACCAGATACTGTCTCACCACAAACCAGAGCTTCAGG ACATGCTGCTGATCACCACCAACCCCTACGACTACCATTTCTGCAGTCAAGGCGTCATCACCGTGGAGAGCATGAACGATGGAGAAGAGCTGATGGCTACTGAT CATGCCATGGACACGCTGGGATTCACCCCCGAGGAAAAGTACGGCTGTTACAAGATCGTGGGTGCCATCATGCACTTTGGGAACATGAAGTTcaagaagaggcagagagaagaccAGGCAGAAGCAGATGGCACGGAGA GTGCAGACAAAGCTTCCTACCTGATGGGCATAAACCCAGCTGACCTCATCAAGGGGCTCCTGAACCCCAGAGTCAAAGTGgggaatgaatacattattaagGGCCAGACTGTTGAGCAG gTGAACTACTCTGTGGGAGCCCTGGCGAAGGCTACCTATGACCGCATGTTTAAGTGGATGGTTGGGAGGATCAACAAGAGTCTGTACACAGCTCTGCCGCGCCAGTACTTCATCGGAGTGTTGGACATTGCCGGCTTTGAGATCTTTGAG TTCAATAATTTTGAGCAGCTGTGCATCAACTTCACCAACGAGAAGCTGCAGCAGTATTTCAACCATCACATGTTCgtcctggagcaggaggagtacAAGAGGGAGGGCATCGAGTGGACCTTCATAGACTTTGGTTTAGACCTACAGTCCTGCATAGATCTCATTGAAAAG cccATGGGCATACTGTCCATCTTGGAGGAGGAGTGTATGTTCCCCAAGGCCACAGATATCAGCTTTAGGACCAAACTTTACGACAACCATGTGGGGAAATCCCCTAACTTCCTCAAGCCAAAACCAGACAAGAAGCGCAAGTACGAGACCCACTTTGAGCTGGTGCACTACGCTGGAGTG GTTCCATACAATATCAACGGATGGCTGGACAAGAACAGAGACCCCTTAAATGAGTCTGTGGTGTTATGCTTCCAGAAGTCTTCCAACAAACTGCTGGCTAGCCTGTTTGAGACCTTCGTCAGCTCAGATGCAG CAGCTGATCCCAAGACAGGAaccaaagagaggaggaagaagggagccTCGTTTCAGACAGTTTCTCAGCTACACAAG GAGAATCTGAATAAACTTATGGCCAACCTGCGTAGCACACAACCCCATTTTGTGCGCTGTATCATCCCCAATGAGAGCAAGACTCCAG gggTCATGGATCCGATCCAGGTGCTCCACCAGTTGAGGTGCAACGGGGTTCTGGAGGGCATCCGTATTTGCAGGAAGGGCTTCCCCAACCGCATCTTCTATGCCGAGTTTAAACAAAG GTACCGTGTCCTGAACCCATCAGCGATCCCTGAGGACTCGTTTCTGGACAGCAGGAAGGCTGTGGAGAAGCTGCTGGCCTCCCTGGACATCGACCACAGCCAGTACAAGTTTGGCAGCACTAAG GTGTTCTTCAAGGCAGGCCTCCTGGGTATGCTGGAGGACATGCGTGACGAGCGCCTGTCTGAGATCCTCACCATGCTGCAGGCCATCTGCCGCGGCAAGCTCATGAGGATGGAGCGCAACAGGATCATGGATCAAAA GGAGGCCCTGATGGTGATTCAGTGGAACATTCGGGCCTTCTACTCAGTGAAGAACTGGCCGTGGATGATGCTGTTCTTCAAACTCCGGCCCCTCCTTCGGAGCGCAACGGCCGAGAAGGAGTTAGTTGCCCTGAAGGAGGAGTCGGCCAAGCTGAAGGAGGGCTTAGACAAGTCAGAAGTCAAGcgcagggacatggaggagaaacAAGTGTCTCTAGTCCAGGAGAAGAATGACCTGGCCCTGCAGCTTCAGGCA gagcagGACAACCTGGCCGATGCGGAGGACCGCTGTGACCTCCTGATCAAGACCAAGCTGCAGCTGGAGGCCAGGGTgaaggaggtgggagagaggctggaggacgaggaggagatgaCCGCCGGCCTCCTGGCCAAGAAGCGCCAGCTGGAGGACGAGTGTGCCGACCTGAAGAAGGACGTGGACGACCTGGAGATCACTCTGGccaaggtggagaaggagaggcacgGCACGGAGAACAAG GTGAAGAACCTGATGGGAGAGATGGCTGTGCTGGATGAGTCCATCCTGTCCCTGACCAGAGAGAAGGCAGCGCTGCAGGAGGCTCACCAGCAGGCCCTGACTGACCTGCAGTCCCAGGAGGACAAGGTGGCCTCTCTGGCCAAGGCCAAGGCTCGGCTGGAGCAGCACACGGACGAC TTGGAGGGCTccctggagcaggagaagaggcTACGGGCCGATTTGGAGCGCTCCAAGCGCAAGCTGGAGGGGGACCTGAAGTTGTCTGTGGAGTCAGTTATGGACCTGCAAAACGACAAGCAGCAACTGGAGGAGAAACTGAAGAA AAAAGACTTTGAGATGACTCAGGCCTTATCCAAGATGGAAGATGAGCAAACCCTTGTAATTCATCTGCAGAAAAGGATCAAAGAATTACAG ACGCGTATTGAggaactggaggaggagctggaggcggaGCGAACGTGGCGCAACAAGGCGGAGCGCCAACGGGGGGAGGTGTCCCgcgagctggaggagctgagcgagcgcctggaggaggcGGGCGGAGCCTCGGCCGCCCAGATCGCCGTCAACAAGAAGCGCGAGGCGGACTTCCTGAAGATGCGCCGCGACCTGGAGGAGGCGTCGCTCCACCACGAGGCCACGGCCGCCGCGCTCCGGAGGAAACACGCCGACAGCCTGGCGGAGCTCGCGGAGCAGCTGGACACCCTGCAGAGGGTCAGGcagaagctggagaaggagaaggccgAGGTCAGGATGGAGGCCGAAGACCTGACCTCCAACGTGGAGCAGCTGTCTAAAGCCAAG TCCGCCACAGAGAAGATGTGCCGCGTGTACGAGGACCAGATGAACGAGTCCAGAGCGAAGGCGGAGGAGCTGCAGAGGCAGCTGAACGACCTCAGCACACAGAGAGCCCGCGCGGTCACAGAGTGTG CTGAGTACGGTCGAAGGCTGGAGGAAAAGGAGGCCCTTATCAGTCAGCTCCATCGCACCAAGGTGACCTTCAGCCAGAACACCGAAGAGCTGAAGAAACAGCTAGAAGAGGAAACCAAG ACAAGGAATGCCCTGGCCCACGCGGTCCAGTCCTCCCGCCATGACTGCAGCCTTCTGAGGGAGCAgtttgaggaggagcaggaggccaaGGCCGAGCTGCAGCGCGCCCTCTCCAAGGCCAACTCTGAGGTGGCTCAGTGGAGGACCAAGTACGAGACGGACGCCATCCACAGgacggaggagctggaggaggccaa GAAGAAGCTGGCTGTTCGTCTGCAGACGACAGAGGAGGCAGTGGAGGCGTCTAATGCCAAGTGTTCTTCCCTGGAGAGGACCAAGGTGCGGCTGCAGACGGAGATGGAGGACCTCATGCTGGAGCTGGAGCGCTCCAACTCTGCAGCTCTCGCCATGGACAAGAAACAACGCAACTTTGACAAG GTGTTGTCAGAGTGGAGGCAGAAGTTTGAGGAGTCCCAGGCTGAACTGGAAAGTTCCCAGCGAGAGTCTCGCAGCCTGAGTACCGAGCTGTTCAAGCTGAAGCATTGCTACGAGGAGGCCATTGACCACCTGGAGACACTACAGCGGGAGAACAAGAACCTGCAAG AGGAGATAGCAGACCTGACTGAGCAGATCAGCGAGGGTGGAAAGACCATCCATGAGctggagaggatgaagaagatCCTGGATGTGGAGAAGAGTGACATCAAGGCAGCGCTGGAGGATGCTGAG GGAACTCTTGAACACGAGGAGAGCAAGACTCTACGAGTTCAACTGGAGCTCAGCCAGATCAAAATTCACATAGACAGAAAGATTGCGGAAAAGGACGAGGAGATTGACAACCTTCG ACGCAACCACCAGCGCTCCCTGGAGACCATGCAGACGAGCCTGGAGGCGGAGGTGAGGTCTCGCGGCGAGGCCGTCAGGCTGcggaagaagatggagggagacctgaaCGAGATGGAGGTGCAGCTCAGCCATGCCAACCGCCAGGCCGCCGAGTCCATGAAGCTACAGCGCCATCTACAGGCTCAGACCAAG GACCTGCAGCTGGAGCTGTCGGACTGCCTGCACCACAACGGGGAGCTGAAGGAGCAGTGTGGGCTGACGGAGCGTCGCAACACTCTCCTGGCtgcggaggtggaggagctgcgaGGCCTGCTGGAGCAGACGGACCGCGCCCGCAGAATGGCTGAGCTGGAACTGCAGGAGGCCACGGAGAGAGTCAGCCTGCTGCATACACAG AACACAGGGTTGGTGAACCAGAAGAAGAAACTGGAAGCTGACGTTGCTACGCTggcaggggaggtggaggaggtgggccaTGAGTGTCGCAACGCTGAGGAGAAAGCCAAGAAAGCCATCACAGAT GCAGCCATGATGGCTgaagagctgaagaaggagcaggACACCAGCTCCCAcctggagaggatgaagaggaacaTGGAGACCACGGTCAAAGACCTGCAGCTTCGCCTCGATGAGGCGGAGCAGATTGCCCTCAAAGGAGGCAAAAAGCAGATTCAGAAACTGGAGGTCAGG ATCAAGGAGCTGGAGACGGAGCTGCTGTGCGAGCAGAAGAAGAGTGAGGAGTTCCAGAAAGGCGTCCGCAGATACGAGAGGAGGGTCAAGGAGCTCTCCTACCAG actgaggaggacaggaagactcTGTTGAGGATGCAGGAGCTGATTGACAAGCTGCAGACCAAAGTGAAGAGCTACaagaggcaggcagaggaggCG GAAGAGCAGGTGAGCTGCAACATGACCAAGTACAGGAAGATCCAAAACGAGCTGGACGAtgcagaggagagagtggatgTGGCTGAGACCCAGGTCAACAAGCTGAAGATTCGCACCCGGGAACAGGTCACTAAGGTCGTGACGAGCATG ATTGTGGAGTGA